One Planctomycetaceae bacterium genomic region harbors:
- a CDS encoding adenylosuccinate synthase produces MPATSVIGLQWGDEAKGKVVDLLTEKHDIVIRYQGGNNAGHTVKFGGRTYKLSLLPTGILQSHVKSVIAPGVVIDPKAVLRELDGLEQGGTKFSDRLMISDRAHIICPWHLLEEAAFEISRGAAAIGTTMRGIGTCYREKVGRFHAIRMGDLVCRDSFAEKVREIVPFKQKLLNALNPDSEQMDVDRIIEEYSACADRLRPMVSDTTAYLLDSLESGRRLLFEGAQGSLLDVDHGTFPYVTSSNSSGCGIHSGSGIPEREISSMIGVAKAYTTRVGGGPFPTELDNEIGQRIRDAGNEYGTVTGRPRRCGWLDTVATRYSARISGVDSIAIALLDVLSGFDELHICEAYDIRGTVTRNMPSRCEDLAVARPVLRRIEGWSEDITAVRRFEDLPSAAQRYVQTAGELIGRRVSLVSVGPDREQTIHLA; encoded by the coding sequence GTGCCGGCAACTTCAGTAATCGGGTTGCAGTGGGGCGACGAAGCCAAGGGCAAAGTCGTCGACCTGCTGACCGAAAAACATGACATCGTGATCCGTTACCAGGGCGGCAACAACGCCGGCCATACGGTCAAATTCGGCGGCCGGACCTACAAGCTCAGCCTGTTGCCCACCGGAATTCTGCAAAGCCACGTCAAATCCGTGATCGCGCCGGGTGTCGTTATCGATCCGAAAGCCGTGCTTCGCGAGCTGGATGGTCTGGAGCAGGGCGGGACGAAGTTTTCTGATCGCCTGATGATCAGCGACCGAGCTCACATCATCTGTCCGTGGCATCTGCTGGAAGAAGCGGCCTTTGAGATCTCCCGCGGCGCTGCGGCAATCGGTACCACCATGCGCGGAATTGGAACCTGCTACCGCGAAAAGGTCGGGCGATTCCATGCGATCCGGATGGGAGACCTGGTCTGCCGGGATTCCTTTGCGGAAAAGGTTCGCGAAATCGTCCCATTCAAGCAGAAGCTGCTGAACGCGCTGAACCCGGACAGCGAGCAGATGGACGTTGATCGGATCATCGAAGAATACTCCGCCTGCGCGGATCGACTGCGGCCGATGGTGAGCGACACTACAGCGTATCTGCTGGATTCGCTGGAATCCGGCAGGCGACTGCTGTTCGAGGGTGCTCAGGGAAGTCTGCTGGATGTCGATCACGGCACGTTTCCGTATGTAACGTCGTCCAACAGTTCCGGCTGCGGCATTCACAGCGGAAGCGGCATTCCGGAGCGGGAAATCAGCAGCATGATCGGCGTTGCCAAGGCCTACACCACGCGCGTCGGGGGCGGACCGTTTCCCACGGAGCTTGACAACGAAATCGGTCAAAGAATCCGGGATGCCGGCAACGAATACGGCACTGTGACGGGAAGGCCCCGACGCTGCGGCTGGCTGGACACCGTGGCGACTCGGTACAGCGCTCGAATCAGCGGCGTTGACAGCATTGCCATCGCGCTGCTGGACGTGCTTAGCGGGTTCGACGAACTGCACATCTGCGAAGCGTACGACATTCGCGGAACGGTGACGCGAAACATGCCGTCCCGCTGCGAAGATCTGGCCGTCGCCAGGCCCGTTCTGCGGCGGATTGAGGGCTGGTCGGAAGACATCACAGCAGTCCGCCGGTTCGAAGATCTGCCGTCGGCAGCGCAACGTTACGTACAGACCGCCGGTGAATTGATCGGCCGCAGAGTCTCGCTGGTTTCCGTCGGACCGGATCGCGAGCAGACGATCCACCTTGCCTGA
- a CDS encoding LuxR C-terminal-related transcriptional regulator, with protein sequence MNTSIQQIRSKGHDAMVFSANNSPTNEPDPGFNSGTSGQRDFSEYLPQEIGDYVRRVESFLNQCSHAVSIFRTDAQVIFRNRAAIRLTQAEELSPAGNAWETVGKYAERVVADALRNHSAEFSVVFPIQQRCFCISGSLVRNESDRIIGAIANFSEVHSVPQLPSASPSPCGANSTAAAKAQYAENGDPSLADESQFQRWLNRRADARRRMQKLSRRETQVANMVSLGKANKIIARELDISVKTIEKHRANAVRKLGVSSTPEMVRIAVIAEDNLEDPIGSPAQLPKPTPTSFGGAAFSPQQN encoded by the coding sequence ATGAACACGTCTATCCAACAGATTCGCAGCAAGGGACACGACGCCATGGTTTTTAGTGCCAACAACAGCCCGACAAATGAACCTGATCCAGGCTTCAATTCGGGAACGAGCGGCCAGAGGGACTTTTCTGAATATCTGCCACAGGAGATCGGCGACTATGTTCGCCGGGTTGAATCGTTTCTGAACCAGTGCAGTCACGCTGTTTCCATCTTCCGGACCGACGCGCAGGTGATCTTTCGAAATCGGGCAGCGATCCGGCTGACTCAGGCGGAAGAATTGTCTCCGGCGGGCAACGCCTGGGAAACCGTCGGCAAGTACGCCGAACGTGTTGTGGCCGACGCGCTGCGGAATCATTCAGCGGAGTTCTCCGTCGTGTTTCCGATTCAGCAGCGCTGCTTCTGCATCTCCGGCAGTCTCGTGCGGAACGAATCGGATCGCATCATTGGAGCCATCGCGAACTTTTCGGAAGTGCATTCCGTTCCGCAGCTCCCGTCCGCATCGCCCAGCCCCTGCGGCGCGAATTCGACGGCCGCCGCTAAAGCGCAGTACGCGGAAAACGGCGATCCGTCTCTGGCCGACGAATCGCAGTTTCAGAGATGGCTGAACCGCCGAGCGGACGCGCGTCGCCGGATGCAAAAGTTGTCTCGCCGGGAAACTCAGGTGGCCAACATGGTTTCGCTGGGCAAGGCGAACAAGATCATCGCCCGCGAACTGGATATCAGCGTCAAGACGATTGAAAAACACCGAGCCAATGCTGTGCGAAAACTGGGTGTTTCCAGCACTCCGGAAATGGTCCGGATCGCGGTGATTGCTGAGGACAACCTGGAGGACCCGATCGGTTCGCCGGCACAGCTACCCAAACCGACGCCGACTTCGTTCGGCGGCGCCGCATTCAGTCCGCAGCAGAATTAG
- the sucC gene encoding ADP-forming succinate--CoA ligase subunit beta: MKIHEYQAKQLFKAAGVAVPKGIVAKSPDEVADAFRELGGELAVVKSQIHAGGRGKGRFKEHPDQPGVVLARSADEARENAKRMLGSTLVTIQTGEEGKQVNTLFVEQGLKIARELYLGIVVDREIGGPVLIMSSEGGMEIEKVAHEHPEKILSEPFDAAVGLFPYQARKLAYALGFDKAAVRSAEKFLPKLCRFFVDNDCSMTEINPLVLTDDSQLLALDAKVSFDDNALFRHQDIAGLRDLSEEDASEVRAADAGLSYVNLDGNIGCLVNGAGLAMSTMDLIKLHGGEPANFLDVGGGANVDQVTEAFRIILSDSNVKAVLVNIFGGIMRCDVIVEALLEAYEKVGFTVPLVVRLEGTNVEKAREMLAASGRDIIAASDLTDAAKKVVASLSA; this comes from the coding sequence ATGAAAATTCACGAGTATCAGGCCAAGCAGTTGTTCAAAGCCGCCGGCGTCGCCGTGCCGAAGGGAATCGTCGCGAAATCCCCCGACGAAGTCGCTGACGCCTTCAGAGAACTCGGCGGCGAACTGGCAGTCGTGAAGTCTCAGATTCACGCGGGTGGCCGCGGGAAGGGCCGATTCAAAGAACACCCGGATCAGCCGGGTGTCGTGCTGGCACGCTCCGCCGACGAAGCTCGCGAAAACGCCAAACGCATGCTTGGCAGCACACTCGTCACCATTCAAACCGGTGAAGAAGGCAAGCAGGTCAACACACTGTTTGTCGAACAGGGACTGAAGATCGCTCGCGAACTGTACCTGGGTATCGTCGTCGACCGCGAAATCGGCGGCCCGGTTCTGATTATGTCGTCGGAAGGCGGCATGGAAATCGAAAAGGTCGCCCACGAACACCCGGAGAAGATTCTTTCCGAACCATTCGACGCGGCCGTCGGACTGTTTCCGTATCAGGCTCGCAAACTGGCATACGCTCTCGGCTTCGACAAAGCCGCTGTTCGCAGTGCTGAGAAATTTCTGCCGAAGCTGTGCCGGTTCTTCGTCGACAACGACTGCAGCATGACGGAAATCAATCCGCTGGTCCTGACCGACGACAGCCAGCTGCTGGCACTCGACGCGAAGGTCAGCTTCGACGACAACGCACTGTTTCGACATCAGGACATCGCCGGTCTGCGTGACCTCAGCGAAGAAGACGCCTCCGAAGTTCGCGCCGCCGACGCGGGGCTAAGCTACGTCAATCTGGACGGCAACATCGGCTGTCTGGTCAACGGGGCGGGGCTGGCCATGAGCACCATGGACCTGATCAAACTGCACGGCGGCGAACCGGCCAACTTTCTGGATGTCGGCGGCGGAGCCAACGTCGACCAGGTGACCGAAGCCTTTCGCATCATTCTGTCGGACAGCAACGTCAAGGCTGTGCTGGTCAACATCTTCGGCGGCATCATGCGATGCGACGTGATTGTTGAGGCGCTGCTGGAAGCTTACGAAAAGGTCGGCTTTACAGTGCCACTGGTCGTTCGCCTGGAAGGAACGAACGTCGAGAAAGCCCGCGAGATGCTGGCCGCCAGCGGCCGTGACATAATCGCCGCGAGCGATCTGACCGACGCCGCAAAGAAGGTCGTCGCCTCGCTGAGTGCCTGA